The DNA region GGTGCTCGAGCCGTGGCTCAGTGCGCGTCGTTCAGCTCACTCTCGTCGGCGATTCGCTCGACGATCCAGTCCAGGCATGCAATGAGCGCCTCGACGTCATCGGGATCGACGGAGGCAAAGGTTCCCACGCGGATCTGGTTTTTGCCGAGCTTGTGATAACCATCGATGTCGACGATCCCGTTGGCGCGGGCCACCTTGCACAGTATGGTGGCGTCGATCGCCTCATCGAAGTCGATGGTGACCGTCACTGGGCTGCGGTACTGCGGATCCTCGACGAAGGGACGTGCCCACGGGCGGTCACTGGCCCACGAGTACAGTAGCTGGCTCGACCGGGAGGTACGGGCAGCCACCCAGTTCATGCCGCCCTTGTCGAGCACCCAGGACACCTGGTCCCGAGCCATCTGCAGTGCCGACAACGAGGGGGTGTTGAAGGTCTGGTCCTTGACGGAGTTGTCCAGGGCCTTCTGCAGATTGAGGATTCCCGGCACCCATCTGGCCGAGGCGGACAACTCGCCGATGCGCTCGATGGCAGCCGGGGAGAGGAACGCGAGCCACATGCCACCGTCGGCGGCCAGGTTCTTCTGTGCGGAGAAGTAGTAGACATCGGTCTGTGACACATCCACCGGAATCGCCCCGGCCGCCGAGGTGCCGTCGACGAGAACGAGATCGTCCTCGTCGA from Cutibacterium granulosum includes:
- the serC gene encoding phosphoserine transaminase, with product MNAAPDDFVQNLRIPDNLLPADGRFGCGPSRIRPEAMAGLAAPTSILGTSHRQAPVKQVVAELRAGLTELYHAPDGYQVALGDGGATLFWDAAACCLVRNRAACGVFGAFSNKFAVELQQSPFLADPAIFSAEPGSVCLPSAVADVDAYCWPHNETSTGARVPVERPEGIDEDDLVLVDGTSAAGAIPVDVSQTDVYYFSAQKNLAADGGMWLAFLSPAAIERIGELSASARWVPGILNLQKALDNSVKDQTFNTPSLSALQMARDQVSWVLDKGGMNWVAARTSRSSQLLYSWASDRPWARPFVEDPQYRSPVTVTIDFDEAIDATILCKVARANGIVDIDGYHKLGKNQIRVGTFASVDPDDVEALIACLDWIVERIADESELNDAH